The following are encoded in a window of Persicobacter psychrovividus genomic DNA:
- a CDS encoding RagB/SusD family nutrient uptake outer membrane protein, producing the protein MKNYFAKCLIFCCLMSMAGCINDLNVTPIDPNKHTAEKVYKSEEDLMSGLGKLYNGLSHTGQYGPAGDQDLDDVDEGTSNYWRTYWNIQELSTDEAINGWNDNGLDELNYGLVNASNLITRAMYYRLVYEVVLTNEFIRKAEEVRKPSWKNVPQMIAEARFLRALSYYNCLELFGNGVPFVTEADPIGSFLPKPAGKQFGHELFDYIEKELRAISGLDDSDAQLADARQGYIGRADKGAALALLAKLYLNHKSFFSEDGQVENADYYQKGAQVIDLLTTAGYGVVAKADLPANAKFSAYQSLFLADNQNQQKEIMFQLSYDGRYMQSWGGATFLTCGAILNNMNAAYFGVNEGWNGTRGLWNLYHNFHQKTDLRAQADSIFYTQGRQIDGPIDLKDANTGFGVGKFRNVNIDGTLATNDGKNVMVDVNIPVFRYADVILMAAEFDLRLGKSVSANHLALINELQKRAGNREISSSSAIDLDWILQERGRELYWEGCRRTDLIRFNKYTSGTAPYVWAYKGGQVNGRALPMQARWLPIPASDISANPNIIQNKGY; encoded by the coding sequence ATGAAAAATTATTTTGCTAAGTGCCTGATCTTTTGTTGCCTGATGAGCATGGCGGGCTGTATCAACGACCTGAACGTAACCCCAATTGACCCCAATAAGCACACCGCAGAGAAGGTCTACAAATCTGAGGAAGATTTGATGTCGGGGCTGGGGAAACTTTATAACGGATTGTCGCATACTGGGCAGTATGGCCCCGCTGGGGATCAGGACCTTGACGATGTGGATGAAGGGACCTCGAACTACTGGCGGACCTATTGGAATATTCAGGAATTGAGTACGGATGAAGCCATTAACGGCTGGAATGACAACGGCCTCGATGAGCTGAACTATGGACTGGTGAATGCCTCCAACCTGATTACCCGAGCGATGTACTATCGACTGGTTTATGAGGTGGTCCTGACCAACGAGTTCATCCGCAAAGCGGAAGAGGTGCGCAAGCCCTCATGGAAAAACGTTCCACAGATGATCGCCGAGGCGCGTTTCCTTCGGGCATTGTCTTATTATAATTGCCTGGAATTATTCGGAAATGGGGTGCCGTTTGTTACGGAGGCGGACCCTATCGGTTCATTTCTGCCCAAGCCTGCCGGCAAACAGTTTGGTCACGAGTTGTTTGATTATATCGAAAAAGAGTTGCGAGCGATTAGCGGTTTGGACGATAGCGATGCACAGCTTGCCGATGCCCGTCAGGGGTATATTGGCCGTGCTGACAAGGGAGCAGCCCTGGCGTTGCTGGCTAAATTATACCTGAATCATAAATCCTTCTTCTCTGAAGATGGGCAGGTGGAAAATGCTGATTATTACCAAAAAGGAGCGCAGGTGATTGATTTGCTCACCACTGCCGGTTATGGCGTGGTCGCGAAAGCGGATTTGCCTGCCAATGCTAAATTCTCCGCTTATCAGTCTTTGTTTTTAGCAGACAACCAAAATCAGCAGAAAGAAATCATGTTTCAGCTCAGCTACGATGGTCGCTACATGCAATCGTGGGGTGGGGCGACATTCCTTACCTGTGGCGCGATTTTGAATAATATGAATGCGGCGTATTTTGGCGTGAATGAAGGATGGAACGGTACACGCGGATTATGGAATTTGTACCATAATTTTCATCAGAAAACAGACCTTAGAGCGCAGGCAGACAGCATCTTCTATACACAGGGACGACAAATTGATGGCCCGATAGACCTGAAAGATGCCAACACCGGATTTGGCGTGGGTAAATTCAGAAATGTAAACATCGATGGGACACTGGCCACCAACGATGGCAAAAACGTGATGGTGGATGTCAATATTCCTGTCTTCAGATATGCTGACGTCATTTTAATGGCTGCGGAGTTTGACCTTCGACTGGGGAAATCGGTTTCCGCGAATCACCTTGCCCTGATCAACGAATTGCAAAAACGTGCCGGAAATCGCGAGATCAGCAGCAGTTCAGCCATTGACCTGGACTGGATTCTTCAGGAACGTGGCCGTGAATTGTACTGGGAGGGCTGTCGCCGTACAGACCTGATCAGGTTCAACAAATACACCTCTGGCACCGCACCTTATGTATGGGCCTATAAAGGCGGGCAGGTAAATGGGCGCGCGCTGCCAATGCAGGCACGTTGGTTGCCTATTCCGGCATCGGACATTTCGGCCAATCCGAATATTATTCAAAATAAAGGCTATTAA
- a CDS encoding TonB-dependent receptor, which produces MSNFYDLLRYAFTLVLMLCFSLSIQAQSLIKGVVTSGADGETLPGVNVLIKGTSTGTVTSIDGSFALQAAPEDILDVSFVGFKSQQIKVGAQTNIKVVLKNDVTALKEVVVIGYGTAKKSDLTGAVTAINASDFNQGAIASPQELLNGKVSGVRITTDGGAPGAGASIRIRGGSSLSASNSPLIIVDGLPLDSKGVSGMPNGLSSINPNDIETFTVLKDASATAIYGSRASNGVIIITTKKGGNDFQLSYTGNVSVATPASRITNLNSFEYENLINERFGADSAPGRLMGYNNALYDTDWQDMIFRNAISTEHNISVGGKVMKVLPYRASVGYNDNQGILKGSGMQRTTASLNLSPKFFDDHLSVNVNSKFMHMKNEFADQSAIGSAVAFDPTKPVFMDNQKYGGYYTWLDQSGSKIMQAPANPLAILNQQTIGSNVNRFIGNIQLDYKFHAIPNLKANLNLGLDQSVGNGEANTHAGSGINNEIYDRQGKFYNYRQDKKNELLDFYLQYNKDLPALKSRFDVMTGYSWQHFWYSESNHTSFGDGNENGKTDIEVRSENYLVSFFGRANYSFMERLNLTATLRYDGSSRFSENNRWGVFPSFAGAYNFKKEAFLKNSEVVSTLKLRVGWGLTGQQDVGNDYPSQGIYKFSNEPASFVYYRQDGSMVHVPTVRPEAYDETLKWESTATTNIGIDFGFKDDRINGSLELYERKTNDLLNTIPVPAGSNFRNHVLTNVGSLSNKGIELTLNGKVVQTSAFNWNLAFNASRNWSKITKLTAVDNPDYRGVLTGSIGGGTGNNVQIHAVNHSAFSYFLYQQVYDHEGKPVEGQYVDRNGDGIVNDDDRYIMDKNAIPDWTLGLSSNMTYKNWDMSMSFRANIGVYNYNASASGSGTFNEIITGGDYINNVHSDVLNTHFSKYNQLSDYYVQRADFLRLDNIMLGYNFKNITKSHMSARVYASVNNLFVLTPYKGMDPEVFNGIDSDFYPRPRTFLMGVNLTF; this is translated from the coding sequence ATGTCAAATTTTTATGACCTACTTAGGTATGCCTTTACCTTGGTATTAATGCTGTGCTTTTCTCTCAGTATTCAGGCACAGAGTCTGATTAAAGGCGTCGTAACTTCTGGGGCAGATGGCGAAACGCTGCCAGGGGTGAATGTGCTCATTAAAGGAACGAGTACGGGAACGGTTACCTCTATTGATGGAAGCTTTGCTTTACAAGCGGCTCCGGAAGATATTCTTGATGTGAGTTTTGTGGGTTTTAAGTCTCAGCAAATCAAGGTGGGGGCGCAAACCAACATTAAAGTGGTACTGAAAAATGATGTTACGGCCCTGAAGGAAGTCGTCGTGATTGGATACGGTACCGCAAAAAAATCTGACCTTACGGGTGCGGTAACGGCCATTAATGCCTCAGATTTTAATCAGGGGGCCATTGCCTCTCCGCAGGAATTGCTGAACGGTAAAGTTTCGGGGGTACGCATTACCACGGATGGTGGAGCCCCAGGTGCTGGCGCTTCTATCCGGATTCGTGGGGGATCGTCCTTGTCGGCTTCAAACTCCCCGTTGATCATTGTGGATGGTTTGCCGCTCGATTCCAAAGGGGTATCCGGTATGCCTAACGGCCTGAGCTCGATCAACCCCAACGACATTGAAACCTTTACAGTGCTTAAAGATGCCTCGGCAACCGCAATTTATGGGTCAAGAGCCTCGAATGGTGTGATTATTATCACGACAAAAAAAGGGGGGAATGATTTTCAGTTGAGCTATACGGGCAATGTTTCGGTGGCGACACCCGCTTCAAGAATTACTAACCTGAACAGCTTTGAGTATGAAAACCTGATCAATGAACGCTTTGGAGCCGACAGCGCCCCGGGCAGATTGATGGGCTATAATAATGCGCTTTATGATACCGATTGGCAGGATATGATCTTCAGAAATGCCATTTCTACGGAGCATAATATCTCCGTAGGAGGTAAAGTAATGAAGGTGTTGCCTTACCGTGCTTCGGTGGGTTATAACGATAATCAGGGTATTTTGAAAGGCTCGGGAATGCAGCGAACCACCGCAAGCCTGAACCTGTCGCCAAAATTCTTCGACGATCATCTTTCGGTGAATGTGAACAGTAAGTTTATGCACATGAAAAATGAGTTTGCCGACCAGAGTGCGATTGGTTCTGCAGTGGCTTTCGACCCTACCAAACCGGTTTTTATGGACAACCAGAAATACGGTGGCTATTACACCTGGCTCGATCAGTCGGGGAGTAAGATTATGCAGGCACCGGCCAATCCGCTGGCAATCCTTAATCAGCAAACCATTGGCTCGAATGTTAATCGTTTTATCGGAAATATTCAGCTTGATTATAAGTTTCATGCCATTCCGAACCTGAAGGCCAACCTTAACCTCGGTCTTGATCAGTCAGTAGGAAATGGCGAAGCCAACACCCATGCGGGTTCAGGGATTAACAATGAAATTTATGACCGCCAGGGGAAATTCTATAACTACCGTCAGGACAAGAAAAATGAGCTACTGGATTTTTACCTGCAATACAACAAAGATTTGCCGGCACTGAAATCGCGTTTCGATGTGATGACAGGGTATTCGTGGCAACACTTCTGGTATAGCGAGTCGAATCATACCTCTTTTGGCGATGGCAATGAAAATGGCAAGACAGACATTGAGGTAAGATCAGAAAACTATCTGGTATCATTCTTCGGCAGGGCCAATTACAGTTTCATGGAGCGCCTGAATTTAACGGCCACTTTGCGCTATGACGGTTCTTCCCGCTTCAGTGAAAATAACCGATGGGGTGTTTTCCCTTCATTTGCCGGTGCATACAATTTCAAAAAAGAGGCCTTCCTGAAAAACAGCGAGGTGGTTTCTACGCTGAAATTACGTGTGGGGTGGGGACTTACCGGCCAGCAGGATGTTGGCAATGACTACCCTTCGCAGGGTATTTATAAATTCAGTAATGAGCCGGCTTCTTTTGTCTATTATCGACAAGACGGCAGTATGGTGCATGTGCCTACTGTACGTCCAGAAGCTTATGACGAAACCCTGAAATGGGAAAGTACCGCCACCACCAACATTGGTATCGACTTTGGTTTTAAGGATGACAGAATTAATGGTAGTCTGGAACTGTATGAACGCAAAACCAACGATCTGCTGAATACCATTCCGGTTCCGGCAGGTTCAAATTTCCGAAATCATGTACTGACCAACGTAGGCTCACTTTCCAATAAAGGGATTGAACTTACCCTTAATGGCAAGGTAGTACAGACTTCTGCTTTCAACTGGAATTTGGCTTTTAATGCTTCAAGGAACTGGTCGAAAATTACCAAACTGACCGCAGTGGATAATCCTGATTACCGTGGGGTATTGACGGGGAGCATTGGTGGCGGAACGGGAAACAACGTTCAGATCCACGCCGTAAATCATTCGGCCTTCTCTTACTTCTTGTATCAGCAAGTTTACGACCACGAAGGCAAGCCTGTTGAGGGGCAGTATGTGGACAGGAATGGCGACGGGATTGTCAATGATGATGACCGTTATATTATGGATAAAAATGCGATTCCTGACTGGACGCTCGGCCTTTCGAGTAATATGACCTACAAAAACTGGGATATGTCCATGTCTTTCAGAGCCAATATCGGAGTGTACAATTACAATGCTTCCGCTTCTGGATCCGGAACCTTCAATGAGATTATCACTGGTGGTGATTATATCAACAACGTGCACTCGGACGTGCTCAACACGCATTTCTCGAAATACAATCAGCTTTCAGATTATTACGTGCAACGTGCAGACTTCCTGCGCCTTGACAACATTATGCTGGGCTACAATTTCAAGAACATCACCAAAAGCCACATGAGCGCAAGGGTGTATGCTTCCGTAAACAACCTGTTTGTCCTGACCCCATACAAAGGCATGGACCCTGAAGTTTTCAACGGGATTGATTCGGACTTTTATCCAAGACCACGCACATTTCTGATGGGCGTAAACCTCACTTTTTAA